In one Corallococcus sp. EGB genomic region, the following are encoded:
- a CDS encoding PleD family two-component system response regulator, producing MPKNLLIADDSLTIRKVIGMIFATEDFQVTAVDNGLDAISRTRELRPDVVLADVMMPGKSGYEVCEALKNDPATQGIPVLLLAGTFEAFDENRAKAARADDHITKPFESQILLDKVKALVGQKSNTMPASAATRVLPQAAAPGAPAAAPPAAVPPGARPAGAPPPGAVPPGARPPGPGVPPPPGARPPGAGVPPPPGAARPLPGAVPPGARPPGAPPAGAMPPGARPPPGAMPPGARPPGAVPPGAVPPGARPPGPGVPPPGARPPGPGVPPPPGMAARPPGPGAPSIPGGFPRPPGAATLPSAPPPAAVPPAARARDPFGLGAPSAPPAAQARQESIRIEDSLPDTSGAEEISLDIGGPPAPAAPPAPQARPAADGGEALLREALSKASREVIEKIAWEVVPQLAETIIREELERLIKDRETQH from the coding sequence ATGCCCAAGAATCTGCTGATCGCCGACGACTCGCTCACCATCCGCAAGGTGATCGGGATGATCTTCGCGACGGAAGACTTCCAGGTGACCGCGGTGGACAACGGGCTGGACGCCATCTCCCGCACGCGTGAGCTGCGTCCGGACGTGGTGCTCGCCGACGTGATGATGCCGGGCAAGAGCGGCTACGAGGTCTGCGAGGCGCTCAAGAACGACCCCGCCACGCAGGGCATCCCGGTGCTGCTCCTGGCCGGCACCTTCGAGGCGTTCGACGAGAACCGCGCGAAGGCCGCCCGGGCGGACGACCACATCACCAAGCCCTTCGAGAGCCAGATCCTCCTGGACAAGGTGAAGGCGCTGGTGGGCCAGAAGTCCAACACGATGCCCGCCTCCGCCGCGACGCGCGTGCTGCCCCAGGCCGCCGCTCCGGGCGCCCCGGCCGCTGCTCCGCCCGCCGCGGTGCCTCCGGGCGCGCGTCCCGCGGGTGCGCCGCCTCCGGGCGCGGTGCCTCCGGGGGCCCGTCCTCCGGGGCCGGGCGTGCCTCCGCCTCCGGGCGCGCGTCCTCCGGGCGCGGGTGTTCCGCCGCCTCCCGGCGCGGCGCGTCCGCTGCCGGGCGCGGTGCCTCCGGGGGCCCGTCCTCCGGGCGCGCCGCCAGCTGGCGCCATGCCCCCGGGCGCGCGTCCTCCTCCCGGTGCCATGCCTCCGGGCGCGCGTCCTCCGGGTGCCGTGCCCCCGGGCGCGGTTCCTCCCGGCGCGCGTCCGCCGGGGCCGGGCGTACCGCCTCCCGGCGCGCGGCCTCCGGGGCCGGGCGTGCCTCCGCCTCCGGGCATGGCCGCGCGTCCTCCGGGCCCTGGTGCTCCGAGCATCCCGGGTGGCTTCCCGCGTCCTCCGGGCGCCGCGACGCTGCCGTCCGCGCCTCCTCCGGCCGCGGTGCCGCCGGCGGCCCGGGCCCGGGATCCGTTCGGGCTGGGCGCACCGTCCGCTCCGCCCGCGGCGCAGGCCCGCCAGGAGAGCATCCGCATCGAGGACTCGCTGCCGGACACCAGCGGTGCGGAGGAGATCTCCCTGGACATCGGCGGGCCTCCGGCCCCTGCCGCCCCGCCCGCGCCCCAGGCCCGTCCGGCCGCGGATGGCGGCGAGGCGCTGCTGCGCGAGGCGCTGTCGAAGGCGTCCCGCGAGGTCA